In Jatrophihabitans sp., the following proteins share a genomic window:
- a CDS encoding UvrD-helicase domain-containing protein, whose protein sequence is MSFTVTDALPAGTSVIEASAGTGKTYAVVALATRAVALGEVSPDQLMVVTFTQVATQELRGRVRHRFARTADALTDPAIARSSDDELTRALAIGDDADLAERRARLLQALSDFDAVTIATTHSFCQRMLDSLGIAGYREQYQFQESVSDVLADVVDDLYLNRFADRPIGPFSLAVARDVAAAATGEPGAALAPTEPAPGTVACDLVEFAAAARTELARRKTLMGLRDYNDLLTLLWQSLSDPQTGEQACQLIRDRYRLVLVDEFQDTDPVQWQILRRAFHGHVTLVLVGDPKQAIYAFRGAEVLSYLDAVSVAGHPLTLDTNRRSDPDILTALETVYGGAALGHPDILARHVDAAAASNQFSGPAMRVRYLDRAGPWPVSERTGLPNVPGVRARVARDVADDIATLLNSGATLGTGTAARPVGPGDIAVLVQRRATQALPVRDELAAAGISTVLVGDAGVYATSAATAWRHLLRAMEEPHRSSKVRLAALSPLLGATMTGLALDPDGWTAAHADQISGYTRLFSDAGIAAVYEQLTADTDLQARLLAHDSGERDVTDLRHIAQLLHQAATRHNLGLAGLTAWLTTRISDASADTNRTRTRLLDSDSDAVRILTIHGAKGLEFPIVYVPFSWDFAQRPTENVYQLHEGTTRILDVGGASDPGHPARKKAARDENSGEQLRSLYVALTRAQHQLTIWWAPSGVTAHSPLHRLLFGRTGGSLTPATSPSIPSDNDISAAFATWAAPAGDTIVTEHVPGVPEPPRPTYTQPAQPAPALTAAVFQRHLDYVWRRTSYSALTSSAHTEPGVISEPDQYIVTDEPAGPTTPPLPNATAADSAQPGTIPSPLNAFISSASFGTLVHTILEHVDTSAPDLAAEVTHRTTVAAASRLAGLDVPALAAALTAVLHTPLGHGTLAGITPTDRLSELQFELPLGGGDTPTHSQASLQDIAQTIRTYLGPADPLAAYPDILDDIDAPPLRGFLTGSIDAVLRRTGPTFDIVDYKTNALGPLPASVQRFDQAAMAAEMIRDHYPLQALMYSVALHRYLTWRLPGYNPDQHLGAVHYLFVRGMAGPDTPAGCGVFSWHPPAGLIAALSNQLAGA, encoded by the coding sequence ATGAGTTTCACCGTGACCGACGCGCTGCCGGCCGGCACAAGCGTCATAGAAGCGTCCGCCGGCACCGGCAAGACCTACGCCGTCGTCGCTCTGGCCACCCGCGCCGTCGCACTCGGCGAGGTTAGCCCCGACCAACTGATGGTCGTCACGTTCACACAGGTCGCCACTCAGGAACTACGCGGACGAGTCCGGCACCGGTTCGCCCGCACCGCCGACGCCCTCACCGACCCGGCCATCGCCCGCAGCAGCGACGACGAGTTGACCCGTGCCCTGGCGATCGGCGACGACGCCGACCTCGCCGAACGCCGTGCCCGGCTGCTGCAGGCCCTGTCAGACTTCGACGCTGTCACCATCGCCACGACCCATTCATTTTGCCAGCGGATGCTGGACTCTCTCGGCATCGCCGGATACCGCGAGCAGTACCAGTTCCAAGAATCTGTGTCCGACGTCCTCGCAGATGTCGTCGACGACCTGTACCTGAACCGGTTCGCTGACCGGCCCATCGGCCCGTTTTCCCTCGCCGTGGCCCGCGACGTCGCCGCCGCCGCCACCGGCGAGCCCGGCGCCGCACTCGCCCCCACCGAACCGGCCCCGGGCACTGTCGCCTGCGACCTCGTTGAGTTTGCAGCCGCCGCCCGCACCGAACTTGCCCGCCGCAAAACACTGATGGGCCTACGCGACTACAACGACCTGCTCACACTGCTGTGGCAGTCGCTGTCTGACCCGCAAACCGGCGAGCAGGCATGCCAGCTCATCCGCGACCGGTACCGGCTCGTCCTCGTCGACGAATTCCAAGACACCGACCCAGTGCAATGGCAGATTCTGCGCCGCGCCTTCCACGGCCACGTCACCCTCGTCCTCGTCGGAGACCCTAAACAAGCGATCTATGCCTTCCGCGGCGCTGAAGTGCTGTCCTACCTCGATGCGGTGAGCGTCGCCGGCCACCCCCTCACCCTCGACACGAACCGGCGCAGCGACCCCGACATTCTGACCGCACTCGAGACTGTGTATGGCGGTGCCGCCCTCGGCCACCCTGACATTCTCGCCCGCCATGTAGACGCCGCCGCCGCCAGCAACCAGTTCTCCGGACCAGCGATGCGGGTCCGCTACCTCGACCGGGCCGGACCGTGGCCGGTCTCCGAGAGAACTGGTCTGCCGAACGTCCCCGGTGTCCGCGCTCGCGTCGCCCGCGACGTCGCCGACGACATCGCCACCCTGCTGAACTCCGGTGCCACCCTCGGCACCGGCACCGCCGCCCGCCCGGTTGGCCCAGGTGACATCGCTGTGCTCGTCCAGCGTCGCGCCACCCAAGCCCTCCCGGTCCGTGACGAACTCGCCGCCGCCGGCATCAGCACAGTCCTCGTCGGCGACGCTGGCGTGTACGCCACCTCCGCCGCCACCGCATGGCGGCACCTGCTCCGCGCCATGGAAGAACCACACCGGTCCAGCAAAGTTCGCCTCGCCGCACTCAGTCCCCTCCTCGGCGCCACCATGACCGGCCTCGCCCTCGATCCCGACGGGTGGACCGCCGCCCACGCCGATCAGATCTCCGGCTACACCAGGCTGTTCAGCGACGCGGGCATCGCCGCCGTCTACGAACAGCTCACTGCCGACACCGACCTGCAAGCGCGCCTGCTCGCACATGACAGCGGCGAACGTGACGTCACAGACCTGCGCCACATCGCCCAGCTGCTCCACCAGGCCGCCACCCGTCATAACCTCGGCCTGGCCGGCCTGACCGCCTGGCTCACCACCCGCATCAGTGACGCTTCCGCCGACACCAACCGCACCCGCACCCGGTTGCTCGACTCTGACTCCGACGCCGTCCGCATCCTCACCATCCACGGTGCCAAAGGGCTTGAATTCCCCATCGTGTATGTGCCATTCAGCTGGGACTTCGCGCAACGACCCACCGAAAACGTCTACCAACTGCACGAGGGCACCACCCGCATTCTCGACGTCGGCGGCGCCAGCGACCCCGGCCACCCCGCCCGAAAGAAAGCCGCTCGCGACGAAAACAGCGGCGAACAGCTCCGATCCCTCTACGTCGCGCTGACCCGCGCCCAGCATCAGCTCACCATCTGGTGGGCGCCCAGCGGCGTCACCGCGCACTCACCACTGCACCGGCTCCTGTTCGGCCGCACCGGCGGCAGCCTGACACCGGCCACCAGCCCGTCCATCCCGTCCGACAACGACATCTCTGCCGCGTTCGCCACCTGGGCCGCCCCCGCCGGCGACACCATTGTCACCGAACACGTCCCCGGAGTACCCGAGCCGCCACGACCCACATACACCCAGCCGGCCCAACCGGCACCGGCCCTCACAGCAGCCGTCTTTCAACGCCACCTCGACTACGTGTGGCGACGCACGTCCTACTCCGCACTCACCAGCTCCGCGCACACCGAACCCGGCGTCATCTCCGAACCAGACCAATACATCGTGACCGACGAGCCCGCCGGCCCCACCACACCGCCCCTCCCCAACGCCACAGCAGCCGACAGCGCCCAGCCAGGCACAATCCCGTCGCCGCTCAACGCGTTCATCTCCAGCGCCAGCTTCGGAACCCTCGTGCACACCATCCTCGAACACGTCGACACCAGCGCGCCTGACTTAGCCGCCGAAGTCACCCACCGCACGACGGTCGCCGCCGCGAGCCGGCTGGCCGGCCTGGACGTGCCCGCACTCGCCGCAGCGCTCACCGCCGTCCTGCACACCCCGCTCGGGCACGGCACCCTCGCCGGCATCACGCCGACCGACCGGCTCAGCGAACTGCAATTCGAACTGCCCCTCGGCGGTGGCGACACCCCCACCCACAGCCAAGCCAGCCTGCAGGACATAGCGCAAACCATCCGCACCTACCTCGGCCCAGCCGACCCGCTCGCGGCCTACCCTGACATCCTCGACGACATCGACGCGCCCCCGCTTCGCGGATTCCTCACCGGCAGCATCGACGCCGTCCTGCGACGCACCGGGCCGACCTTCGACATCGTCGACTACAAAACAAACGCGCTCGGCCCGCTGCCCGCCTCCGTGCAACGGTTCGACCAGGCCGCGATGGCCGCCGAAATGATCCGCGACCACTACCCGCTGCAGGCCCTCATGTACTCGGTCGCACTACACCGCTACCTCACCTGGCGGCTGCCCGGCTACAACCCGGACCAGCACCTGGGCGCCGTGCACTACCTGTTCGTGCGCGGCATGGCCGGCCCCGACACCCCGGCCGGCTGCGGCGTCTTCAGCTGGCATCCACCGGCCGGGCTCATCGCCGCCCTGTCGAACCAGCTGGCCGGCGCATGA
- a CDS encoding TOPRIM nucleotidyl transferase/hydrolase domain-containing protein: protein MRISHLRLANFRGWAELDLTPGTHVLLAGVPRAGRSDILIALTRLLDPAYNRVQPSEADVRRQPPPSSGGTMASLSCASAPMYGEVEVTLVGLDPELEQLCEGALELLDSTDQIDESGDAAPDAALGVRLAYRVTYDSAADLLEHVVFYPARSNPAAGQFARVPAAVRRALPVVGLNAKRPLQLRAEGQLRQLVVARDPDAAADAFRALEDAVAVAADALSTAPVIAETVDEVLGIGGVAEHVADGPLTSDDVRFRAEDGSLSALLRAVQPSLKLDNAGLISLSEHGSTTSAVMAAAEALLLASSTSGAIVLGDDFGDVLDGATAEHLAMKIRSQAAQAWVTTRRPEVARAFAPAELVRLSRGPSGRTYHQIPEPSDKKEVAVRRLLHAQLLPALTATTVVIVEGPHDLTTYMAADRHTSALGVPLSAAGIRLISADNGSGGGTSQIPRVAKLAKSMGFRVVALIDHDPTKTSAGALAEIVTACDATVRLPTGTAVERALTTGFDLATLRLAAQALAAYGSDPADGVHDAEVATKIVQFLHNRAFHEQFLDALVEASGSVPPVIAAALKMVSVAADLGYSGVKLIDLAPPPAPAVASPTSVS from the coding sequence GTGCGTATCTCGCACCTGCGGCTGGCGAATTTCCGTGGCTGGGCAGAGCTGGACCTGACGCCCGGCACTCATGTGCTGCTTGCCGGGGTGCCCCGGGCCGGCCGCAGCGATATCCTCATTGCACTGACGCGCCTCCTCGATCCAGCCTACAACCGTGTCCAGCCGTCGGAGGCCGATGTCCGACGCCAGCCGCCGCCATCCTCCGGCGGGACCATGGCCAGCTTGAGCTGCGCTTCCGCGCCGATGTACGGCGAGGTTGAGGTGACCCTGGTTGGTCTGGATCCGGAACTGGAACAGCTGTGCGAGGGTGCTCTGGAGCTTCTTGATTCGACCGACCAGATTGATGAGTCCGGCGACGCCGCACCGGATGCGGCCCTCGGTGTTCGGCTGGCCTACCGGGTCACGTATGACTCGGCGGCCGACCTACTCGAGCATGTGGTGTTCTACCCGGCCCGGAGTAACCCGGCAGCCGGGCAGTTCGCCCGGGTGCCGGCGGCCGTGCGGCGCGCGCTCCCGGTCGTGGGTCTAAACGCGAAACGGCCGCTGCAGCTGCGCGCGGAGGGCCAGTTGCGTCAGCTTGTTGTGGCTCGCGATCCTGACGCGGCAGCGGACGCGTTTCGGGCTCTTGAGGATGCGGTCGCGGTGGCCGCAGATGCACTGTCGACCGCGCCGGTGATTGCCGAGACAGTGGACGAGGTGCTCGGGATTGGTGGCGTGGCCGAGCACGTAGCGGATGGGCCGCTGACCTCGGATGATGTGCGGTTCCGGGCAGAGGACGGTTCGCTGTCGGCGCTGCTGCGTGCGGTCCAGCCGTCGTTGAAGTTGGACAATGCCGGTTTGATTTCTCTTTCGGAACATGGGTCAACCACGTCGGCGGTGATGGCGGCGGCAGAGGCCCTTCTGCTTGCCTCATCGACTTCCGGAGCAATCGTTCTCGGGGACGATTTCGGTGATGTCCTGGATGGTGCGACCGCGGAGCACCTGGCGATGAAGATCCGTTCCCAGGCCGCGCAGGCGTGGGTGACGACCCGCCGGCCGGAGGTTGCACGCGCGTTCGCCCCGGCAGAACTTGTCCGGTTGTCCCGAGGACCTTCCGGCCGGACTTACCACCAGATCCCGGAGCCATCCGACAAGAAAGAGGTCGCGGTCCGCCGGCTCTTGCACGCACAACTGCTTCCTGCGCTGACCGCAACGACGGTCGTCATCGTCGAGGGCCCGCACGACTTGACGACGTACATGGCGGCTGACCGGCACACCTCGGCGTTAGGGGTGCCCCTGTCGGCCGCCGGGATTCGTCTCATCTCCGCCGACAACGGATCCGGGGGAGGGACCAGCCAGATACCCCGGGTCGCCAAGCTGGCGAAGTCCATGGGCTTCCGGGTCGTTGCACTGATCGATCACGACCCGACAAAAACGTCCGCCGGCGCCCTGGCCGAGATCGTTACCGCCTGCGACGCCACGGTGCGCCTGCCAACAGGGACCGCCGTTGAGCGTGCGCTGACGACAGGCTTCGACCTCGCGACGCTCCGACTCGCCGCGCAGGCGCTCGCGGCTTATGGCTCGGACCCCGCTGACGGCGTGCACGATGCCGAGGTCGCGACCAAGATCGTGCAGTTCCTGCACAACCGAGCGTTCCACGAGCAGTTCCTTGACGCGCTCGTCGAGGCGTCCGGTTCCGTGCCGCCGGTTATTGCAGCGGCACTGAAGATGGTGTCGGTCGCGGCCGATCTGGGCTACTCCGGCGTGAAACTAATCGACCTGGCCCCGCCCCCCGCTCCGGCTGTCGCGAGCCCGACCTCGGTGAGCTAA
- a CDS encoding UvrD-helicase domain-containing protein encodes MYQAVGTQLEVINTRAPVAVVLGGAGTGKTTTAAVAATGHLLVADSRREQLRRDLGQAGKPACLPAQARVLFLSFSRTAVAQVLDRATNVASNLLERIDVMTFHGFAWKVISDFGPAFGYAKQSRLLSAPNSKVPGGPAGMTYDDLLPAALGLLGKPAVAAHYNRRYSLVICDEFQDTNDQEWAFLQTVAPQARRILLGDVNQCIYAEMKGIDPEARIAAALSLPGAVQIDLPRASHRDPSGVLPAAADAARERRFNDPAVVQAVQDGRLIVSRVSEESATDEVISIVRAERARSCSVSIFTHTNAATTGLSDALTAAGVRHEQVGLTEAYGEALNAQLGLLRWAIDRTAGGRRDLAVFVAANYRATTPLVTQIMDRSNPGFERALRLVLNDLGAAAEPLDVDRLGEVVVGAYGRLGAHRGQQVWVEAGRRMLSAMRLLLTGGSVEDVVAEVEHAQNAALLGDARLRPRPVQVMNLHQTKGREADATILLLQQDEFHGRERPPYPKLSRLLYVVMTRARQRAYILVPGAVHLLWQPLVDACEAATAQPRAAS; translated from the coding sequence ATGTACCAGGCCGTTGGAACACAGCTCGAGGTCATCAACACGCGGGCGCCGGTAGCAGTCGTACTCGGCGGTGCCGGAACAGGCAAAACGACGACGGCAGCAGTTGCCGCTACCGGGCACCTGCTCGTGGCGGACAGCCGGCGGGAGCAGCTACGTCGGGATCTAGGCCAGGCAGGTAAGCCGGCTTGCCTGCCCGCCCAAGCGCGAGTGCTGTTCCTGTCGTTCTCCCGCACCGCGGTGGCGCAGGTGCTCGACCGGGCCACCAACGTCGCCAGTAATCTGCTCGAACGGATCGACGTCATGACGTTCCACGGCTTCGCGTGGAAGGTTATCAGCGACTTCGGTCCTGCCTTTGGCTACGCCAAGCAATCTCGGCTCCTGTCCGCGCCCAACAGCAAGGTGCCCGGCGGCCCGGCGGGCATGACTTACGACGACCTGCTGCCCGCCGCTCTCGGTTTGCTCGGCAAGCCTGCCGTCGCAGCGCACTACAACCGCCGGTATTCGCTGGTGATCTGTGACGAGTTTCAGGATACGAACGACCAGGAGTGGGCCTTCTTGCAGACTGTCGCGCCGCAGGCACGGCGCATCCTGCTTGGTGACGTCAACCAGTGCATCTACGCCGAGATGAAGGGAATAGACCCGGAGGCAAGGATTGCTGCAGCGCTCAGCCTGCCGGGTGCGGTCCAGATCGATCTGCCGCGGGCCAGTCACCGCGACCCGTCCGGTGTGCTCCCGGCAGCAGCTGATGCTGCCCGCGAACGCCGATTCAACGATCCCGCCGTCGTCCAAGCCGTCCAGGACGGCCGCCTGATCGTTTCCCGGGTCAGCGAGGAGTCCGCCACCGACGAGGTCATTTCCATCGTTCGTGCCGAGCGGGCCCGCAGCTGCAGCGTAAGCATCTTTACCCATACGAACGCGGCGACGACGGGGTTGTCCGATGCCCTGACCGCGGCGGGTGTCCGGCACGAGCAGGTCGGGTTGACCGAGGCGTATGGCGAGGCGCTGAATGCCCAACTCGGGCTCCTGCGATGGGCGATCGATCGCACGGCTGGCGGACGGCGAGACCTGGCCGTCTTCGTCGCGGCCAACTACCGCGCCACAACACCATTGGTCACACAAATCATGGACCGCTCTAACCCTGGCTTCGAGCGTGCCCTGCGGTTGGTCCTGAACGATTTGGGGGCTGCAGCTGAACCGCTCGACGTCGACCGTCTCGGGGAAGTAGTCGTCGGCGCCTACGGGCGGCTCGGCGCGCACCGGGGCCAGCAGGTTTGGGTGGAAGCTGGGCGGAGGATGCTTTCGGCGATGCGGCTGCTGCTCACCGGTGGATCCGTGGAGGACGTGGTGGCAGAGGTGGAGCATGCTCAGAATGCCGCCCTGCTCGGCGACGCCCGCCTGCGGCCGCGTCCGGTGCAGGTCATGAACCTGCATCAGACGAAGGGTCGGGAGGCTGACGCGACGATCTTGCTGCTGCAGCAGGATGAGTTCCACGGGCGCGAACGGCCACCGTATCCAAAGCTATCGCGCCTGCTTTATGTCGTGATGACGAGGGCTCGGCAGCGCGCCTACATCCTGGTGCCTGGGGCCGTCCATCTACTGTGGCAGCCGCTTGTCGATGCGTGCGAGGCCGCGACCGCCCAGCCCCGGGCAGCCAGCTGA
- the recC gene encoding exodeoxyribonuclease V subunit gamma, translating to MLHVHRAERADTLATALAGVLATPLADPFSPEVIAVPARGVERWLTQHLSAYLGGNAGDGIAANLAFPSLADLADSVIAAASGMTAAEDPWAPARLTWTTLNAIDSAIGQPWCTQLTAHLDEQIEVHRSGRRYATAALLTSLYRTYGADRPAMLRDWAAGNDTNGLGQTLSADLAWQAQLWREIRDQIGPNPAERLPDVLARLTDQPGLSDLPDRMSVFGPTRVNTSQLEVLSALAAHRDVHLWLHHPSPALWDALTTTPPPVNAVRDPALPDAVINPLLASLGRDVRELQQRLPAGRTDIHHPAQAQPRTVLSALQGTIRSNTPRPASARPADSSVRIYACHGPARQVEVLREALLHTFTELPGLQPRDVLIMCPDIDTYAPLIQAAFGRTGTHPGHQLRVRLADRSPSAANPLFDVVTTLLQLAGGRLRASELLDFAALPPVAARFGFTRTDLTDLADWARGSGIRWGITHADRARFDLPGIAANTATAGLDRLLLGVTAEDGTLATLGKVLPLPDIDSSDIDLTGRFAEFMDRTQSLLARFTGARPVTEWADILRDGLDLLIRTRTRDSWQRAQLDRELGEATEHGADTVLRLPDIRALLASRLASRPTRANFRTGELTVSTLVPMRSVPHRVIALLGMDDEAFPRQTHFDGDDILARTPCIGERDPRHEDRQLLLDAVMAATDRLVVTYSGADPATGQPRPPAAPIADILDALATVTDTSVEDRQPLQPFDPRSFAEPDPFSHDIDALAGALALQAPSEPVVLLPAPLPPSPVTDLVEVAELAAFLRNPYRGFLRQRLGITVDDDPEALSEEIPVEMSGLDSWQVGTRVVTGLLAGSQPWQVAGAETARGVLPPAELGRKAGNDVYARAVRIASAAQTFMTGPASLIDVNVDLGDGRRLSGTVTGIHDRTIVVPLYGRLHAQQRVEAWIRLLAAARQDPSVPWRAVTIGWGGSQANPGPWRSILTAPEDPARLLAQLAALRELGLSEPLPLPVASAAAFTERAATGSRPEVARRAAEQQWQSTYDAPGEADDPACVYLYGPDMTFETLWTQPATAFEAGWRGAAVGRFAALALHVWEPLLAHETMGPA from the coding sequence ATGTTGCACGTGCATCGAGCCGAACGTGCCGACACCCTCGCGACCGCCCTGGCCGGGGTGCTCGCCACCCCGCTCGCCGACCCGTTCTCGCCAGAAGTCATCGCTGTCCCGGCCCGGGGCGTCGAGCGCTGGTTGACCCAGCACCTGTCCGCTTACCTCGGCGGGAATGCCGGTGACGGCATCGCCGCTAACCTCGCCTTCCCCAGCCTCGCCGACCTCGCTGATTCCGTCATCGCCGCCGCCAGCGGCATGACCGCCGCCGAGGACCCGTGGGCTCCGGCACGACTGACCTGGACCACCCTCAACGCTATCGACAGCGCCATCGGCCAGCCCTGGTGCACCCAGCTGACCGCGCATCTGGACGAGCAGATCGAGGTACACCGCAGTGGCCGCCGCTACGCCACCGCTGCCTTGCTCACCAGCTTGTACCGCACATACGGCGCCGATCGACCTGCGATGCTGCGCGACTGGGCCGCCGGCAACGACACCAACGGCCTCGGGCAAACCCTGTCCGCCGATTTGGCCTGGCAGGCACAGTTGTGGCGCGAAATCCGTGACCAGATCGGCCCCAACCCGGCCGAACGGCTCCCCGACGTCCTCGCGCGTCTGACCGACCAGCCCGGCTTGAGCGACCTGCCCGACCGTATGTCGGTGTTCGGACCGACCCGCGTCAACACCAGTCAGCTCGAGGTTTTGAGCGCCCTCGCCGCCCACCGCGACGTCCACCTGTGGCTGCACCACCCCAGCCCTGCCCTTTGGGACGCCCTCACCACAACGCCGCCACCGGTCAACGCCGTCCGAGACCCAGCGCTACCGGACGCCGTCATCAACCCGCTTCTGGCCAGCCTCGGCCGCGACGTCCGCGAACTTCAACAACGGCTCCCCGCAGGCCGCACCGACATCCACCACCCGGCCCAGGCTCAGCCGCGCACCGTGCTCAGCGCGCTGCAGGGCACCATCCGTAGCAACACTCCGCGCCCGGCCAGCGCCCGTCCCGCCGACTCCAGCGTCCGCATCTACGCCTGTCACGGCCCTGCCCGCCAAGTCGAAGTGCTCCGAGAGGCGCTCCTGCACACCTTCACCGAACTGCCTGGCCTGCAACCCCGCGACGTCCTCATCATGTGCCCCGACATCGACACCTACGCGCCCCTCATCCAGGCCGCATTCGGCCGCACCGGCACCCACCCCGGCCACCAGCTCCGAGTGCGGCTAGCCGACCGCTCCCCGTCCGCGGCCAACCCGCTCTTCGACGTCGTCACCACCCTCCTGCAACTGGCCGGCGGACGCCTGCGAGCCAGCGAACTGCTCGACTTCGCAGCACTGCCACCCGTCGCCGCCCGCTTCGGCTTCACCCGCACCGACCTCACCGACCTGGCCGATTGGGCCCGAGGCAGCGGCATCCGCTGGGGCATCACCCACGCAGACCGCGCTCGGTTCGATCTGCCCGGCATCGCAGCCAACACAGCCACCGCAGGCCTCGACCGGCTCCTGCTTGGCGTCACTGCCGAAGACGGCACCCTGGCCACCCTCGGCAAGGTCCTACCGCTGCCCGACATCGACTCCAGCGACATCGACCTCACCGGCCGGTTCGCCGAATTCATGGACCGGACCCAGAGCCTCCTGGCCCGCTTCACCGGCGCACGGCCGGTCACCGAGTGGGCCGATATCCTGCGGGACGGGCTCGATCTGCTCATCCGCACCCGTACCCGGGACAGCTGGCAACGAGCCCAGCTTGACCGGGAACTCGGCGAGGCAACCGAACACGGCGCCGACACCGTCCTCCGACTGCCCGACATCCGCGCCTTGCTGGCAAGCCGGCTTGCGTCCCGCCCCACGCGGGCGAACTTCCGCACCGGTGAACTGACCGTCTCCACCCTCGTCCCAATGCGGTCCGTGCCGCACCGGGTCATCGCGCTGCTCGGGATGGACGACGAGGCGTTCCCACGGCAGACGCACTTCGACGGCGACGACATCCTGGCCCGCACACCATGCATCGGGGAACGAGACCCTCGCCACGAGGACCGGCAACTGCTGCTGGATGCTGTCATGGCAGCCACCGACCGGCTCGTCGTGACCTACAGCGGCGCGGACCCCGCCACCGGCCAACCACGGCCGCCGGCCGCTCCCATTGCCGACATCCTCGACGCCCTAGCCACCGTGACCGACACGTCGGTGGAGGACCGTCAACCGCTGCAGCCGTTCGACCCGCGCTCGTTCGCCGAGCCCGACCCGTTCTCCCACGACATCGACGCGCTCGCGGGGGCGCTCGCGCTGCAGGCACCCTCGGAACCGGTAGTGCTGCTTCCGGCCCCGTTGCCGCCGTCGCCCGTCACAGATCTGGTCGAGGTTGCGGAGCTAGCCGCGTTTCTGCGGAATCCGTACCGCGGCTTCCTGCGGCAGCGGCTAGGGATCACGGTCGATGACGATCCCGAGGCTCTGTCGGAGGAGATACCGGTCGAGATGTCAGGCCTGGACAGCTGGCAGGTCGGGACCCGGGTCGTGACCGGGCTGCTCGCCGGTTCCCAGCCATGGCAGGTGGCCGGTGCCGAAACGGCTCGCGGCGTGCTGCCGCCGGCCGAACTTGGACGCAAGGCCGGCAACGACGTGTACGCCCGGGCCGTACGGATCGCGAGCGCCGCGCAGACGTTTATGACTGGGCCGGCCAGCTTGATCGATGTAAACGTTGACCTCGGCGACGGGCGGCGACTGTCGGGCACGGTCACCGGCATCCACGACCGGACGATCGTTGTGCCGCTCTACGGACGGCTGCACGCCCAGCAGCGGGTCGAGGCATGGATACGGCTGCTCGCGGCCGCCAGGCAAGACCCCAGCGTGCCGTGGCGGGCGGTCACAATCGGCTGGGGCGGGTCGCAGGCCAACCCGGGGCCGTGGCGGTCCATCCTGACCGCACCAGAGGACCCGGCCCGACTTCTCGCGCAACTTGCCGCCCTGCGAGAACTGGGCCTGTCCGAACCGCTGCCGCTACCTGTCGCGTCCGCAGCCGCGTTCACCGAACGGGCCGCTACCGGATCCCGGCCCGAAGTCGCCCGCCGGGCTGCAGAACAGCAATGGCAGAGCACCTACGACGCACCCGGCGAAGCTGACGACCCAGCCTGCGTCTACCTGTACGGGCCGGACATGACGTTCGAGACGCTGTGGACCCAGCCCGCCACAGCATTCGAGGCTGGGTGGCGGGGCGCGGCCGTCGGCCGGTTCGCCGCCCTCGCGTTGCACGTGTGGGAGCCTCTGCTGGCGCACGAAACGATGGGCCCGGCATGA